The following are encoded together in the Carbonactinospora thermoautotrophica genome:
- the nuoN gene encoding NADH-quinone oxidoreductase subunit NuoN, translated as MSAQVWLAAGDIPAPEIAYARVAPMLVVFGAAVVGVLVEAFLPRRARYATQVVLALGALVGAFAAVVALARAGGGRRGLAAAGAVAVDGPTLFVQGTVLVLSILAVLLVAERRLDAGQDAFAAQAAALPGSAAERAAISAGAAQTEVFPLTLFAVGGMLLFPAANDLVTMFVALEVLSLPLYLLCGLARRRRLLSQEAALKYFLLGAFSSAFFLYGVALLYGFAGSVRLGDIAAASAATAGVEPLLLAGTALVGVGLLFKVGAVPFHAWTPDVYQGAPTPITAFMAAATKVAAFGALLRVFYVALAGLRWDWQPVLAGVAVATMVLGAVVALVQQDIKRMLAYSSIAHAGFLLTGVIATSRAGLAATLFYLAAYGFTTLGAFAVVTLVRDPGGEATHLSRWAGLGRRSPLLAGVFTLFLLAFAGIPLTSGFMGKFAVFSAAVAGGAVPLVVVGVLASAVAAFFYVRVIVLMFFSEPVPDGPTVAAPGVATTATITLGAAATVVLGVLPQPVLQLAHQAATFIH; from the coding sequence GTGAGCGCGCAGGTGTGGCTGGCCGCTGGTGATATTCCGGCGCCGGAGATCGCGTACGCGCGGGTGGCGCCGATGCTGGTCGTGTTCGGGGCGGCGGTGGTGGGGGTGTTGGTGGAGGCGTTCTTGCCCCGCCGGGCCCGGTACGCCACCCAGGTGGTCTTGGCGCTCGGTGCCCTGGTCGGGGCGTTCGCCGCGGTGGTGGCCCTGGCCCGGGCCGGTGGCGGGCGGCGGGGTCTGGCCGCGGCGGGGGCGGTGGCGGTGGACGGGCCGACGCTGTTCGTGCAGGGCACGGTGTTGGTGTTGTCCATCCTGGCGGTGTTGTTGGTGGCCGAGCGGCGCCTGGATGCGGGGCAGGACGCGTTCGCCGCGCAGGCCGCGGCGTTGCCGGGGTCGGCGGCGGAGCGGGCCGCGATCAGTGCGGGGGCGGCGCAGACGGAGGTGTTCCCGCTGACGTTGTTCGCGGTCGGGGGGATGCTGCTGTTCCCGGCGGCGAACGATCTGGTGACCATGTTCGTGGCGTTGGAGGTGCTGTCGCTGCCGCTGTACCTGCTGTGCGGGCTGGCCCGCCGGCGGCGGCTGCTGTCGCAGGAGGCGGCGCTGAAGTACTTCCTGCTGGGGGCGTTCTCCTCGGCGTTCTTCCTGTACGGGGTGGCGTTGCTGTACGGGTTCGCCGGCTCGGTGCGGCTGGGGGACATCGCCGCGGCGAGCGCGGCCACCGCCGGGGTCGAGCCGCTGCTGCTGGCCGGCACCGCCCTGGTCGGGGTGGGCCTGCTGTTCAAGGTGGGTGCGGTGCCGTTCCACGCCTGGACCCCGGACGTGTACCAGGGCGCCCCGACCCCCATCACCGCGTTCATGGCCGCGGCGACGAAGGTGGCCGCGTTCGGGGCGCTGCTGCGGGTGTTCTACGTGGCGCTGGCCGGGCTGCGTTGGGACTGGCAGCCGGTGCTGGCCGGGGTGGCGGTCGCCACCATGGTGCTCGGCGCGGTGGTCGCGCTGGTGCAGCAGGACATCAAGCGGATGCTGGCCTACTCCTCCATCGCCCACGCCGGGTTCCTGCTCACCGGGGTGATCGCGACCAGTCGGGCCGGGCTGGCCGCGACCCTGTTCTACCTGGCCGCCTACGGGTTCACCACCCTGGGCGCGTTCGCGGTGGTCACCCTGGTCCGCGACCCGGGTGGGGAGGCCACCCACCTGTCCCGCTGGGCCGGGCTGGGCCGGCGGTCCCCGCTGCTGGCCGGGGTGTTCACCCTGTTCCTGCTCGCCTTCGCCGGGATCCCGCTGACCAGCGGGTTCATGGGCAAGTTCGCGGTGTTCTCCGCGGCGGTGGCCGGCGGGGCGGTGCCGCTGGTGGTGGTCGGGGTGCTGGCCAGCGCGGTGGCGGCGTTCTTCTACGTGCGGGTGATCGTGTTGATGTTCTTCAGCGAGCCGGTCCCGGACGGGCCCACCGTGGCCGCGCCCGGGGTGGCGACCACCGCCACCATCACCCTCGGGGCAGCCGCTACCGTGGTGCTCGGCGTCCTTCCCCAGCCGGTCCTCCAGCTGGCCCACCAGGCCGCCACCTTCATCCACTAG
- the argS gene encoding arginine--tRNA ligase, with the protein MTPAELSDAVLAAVRDAVEAGELSVDVPTEAVVERPKNREHGDYATNMAMRLAKPAGKPPREVAEILAKRLRDVAGIASVEIAGPGFLNFRLEEAAAGQLARTIVLAGEEYGRSKAFQGLKINLEFVSANPTGPIHIGGVRWAAVGDALARLLEATGADVTREYYINDAGVQVDRFAASLLAAAHGEPTPEDGYAGQYIAEIAQQVVERHPGLLDRPRDEQFEVFRETGLELMKAEIKRSLADFGVHFDVWFSERTLHERGEVARAVERLRAQGHVYERDGAVWLRTTDFGDDKDRVLIKSDGMPTYFAADAAYYLDKRDRGHEVNVYMLGADHHGYVQRLKAIAACAGDDPDHNIEVLIGQMVRMVKNGQEVRLSKRAGNIITLDDVVEAIGVDAARYALARSSADSVLTLDVDLLTSQTNENPVYYVQYVAARTASVARNARELGVDRGAPEDFRPELLTHEKEGELLGLLAEFPRVVATAAELREPHRVARYLEELAGAYHRFYDNCRILPRGDEEVTDLMRARLWLNDATRQVIANGLHLLGVSAPERM; encoded by the coding sequence GTGACTCCCGCTGAGCTTTCCGACGCTGTACTCGCCGCCGTCCGCGACGCGGTCGAGGCGGGCGAGCTGTCCGTGGACGTACCCACCGAGGCCGTGGTCGAGCGGCCGAAGAACCGCGAGCACGGCGATTACGCCACCAACATGGCGATGCGGCTGGCCAAGCCGGCCGGCAAGCCGCCGCGCGAGGTCGCCGAGATCCTCGCCAAGCGGCTGCGCGACGTCGCGGGCATCGCGAGCGTCGAGATCGCCGGGCCAGGCTTTCTCAACTTCCGCCTGGAGGAGGCGGCGGCCGGGCAACTGGCGCGCACCATCGTGCTGGCGGGTGAGGAGTACGGGCGCAGCAAGGCGTTCCAGGGCCTGAAGATCAACCTGGAGTTCGTGTCCGCCAACCCCACCGGCCCGATCCACATCGGCGGCGTGCGCTGGGCCGCGGTCGGCGACGCGCTCGCCCGGCTGCTGGAGGCCACCGGCGCCGACGTCACCCGCGAGTACTACATCAACGACGCGGGCGTGCAGGTCGACCGGTTCGCGGCCAGTCTGCTGGCCGCCGCCCACGGCGAGCCCACGCCCGAGGACGGCTACGCCGGCCAGTACATCGCCGAGATCGCCCAGCAGGTCGTGGAGCGGCACCCGGGCCTGCTGGACCGGCCGCGGGACGAGCAGTTCGAGGTCTTCCGGGAGACCGGCCTGGAGCTGATGAAGGCCGAGATCAAGCGCTCCCTGGCTGACTTCGGCGTGCACTTCGACGTCTGGTTCAGCGAGCGGACCCTGCACGAGCGGGGCGAGGTCGCCCGGGCTGTGGAGCGGCTGCGCGCGCAGGGTCACGTGTACGAGCGGGACGGCGCGGTCTGGCTGCGCACCACCGACTTCGGCGACGACAAGGACCGGGTGCTGATCAAGAGCGACGGCATGCCCACGTACTTCGCCGCCGACGCCGCGTACTACCTGGACAAGCGGGACCGCGGCCACGAGGTCAACGTCTACATGCTGGGCGCGGACCACCACGGGTACGTGCAACGGCTGAAGGCCATCGCCGCGTGCGCCGGTGATGACCCGGACCACAACATCGAGGTGTTGATCGGCCAGATGGTCCGCATGGTCAAGAACGGCCAGGAAGTGCGGCTGTCCAAGCGGGCCGGCAACATCATCACGCTCGACGACGTGGTCGAGGCGATCGGCGTGGACGCCGCCCGGTACGCCCTGGCGCGCTCGTCCGCCGACTCGGTCCTCACCCTGGACGTGGACCTGTTGACCAGCCAGACCAACGAGAACCCGGTGTACTACGTCCAGTACGTGGCCGCGCGGACGGCGAGCGTGGCCCGCAATGCCCGGGAGCTGGGCGTGGACCGGGGCGCTCCGGAGGACTTCCGGCCCGAGCTGCTCACCCACGAGAAGGAGGGTGAGCTGCTGGGCCTGCTGGCCGAGTTCCCGCGCGTGGTCGCGACCGCGGCCGAGCTGCGCGAGCCGCACCGGGTCGCCCGGTATCTGGAGGAGCTGGCCGGCGCGTACCACCGCTTCTACGACAACTGCCGGATCCTGCCGCGCGGTGACGAGGAGGTCACCGACCTGATGCGGGCCCGGCTGTGGCTGAACGACGCTACCCGCCAGGTGATCGCCAACGGCCTGCACCTGCTGGGTGTGTCGGCGCCCGAGCGCATGTGA
- the nuoL gene encoding NADH-quinone oxidoreductase subunit L, translated as MQTNAWLLIALPLLGAAVLLLGGRRTNAWGHWLAVGVSLASFAYGLLAFVDLARLAPEQRSRSVHLFSWVPVGDFQVDLGLLLDPLSLAFVLLITGVGSLIHLYSVGYMAHDPNRRRFFAYLNLFLAAMLLLVLADNYLVLYVGWEGVGLASYLLIGFWQHKPSAAVAAKKAFVVNRVGDFGLSLAIMVMFAAFGSVAFADVFAKAGAAGEGTLTAIGLLLLLGACGKSAQVPLQSWLLDAMEGPTPVSALIHAATMVTAGVYLITRSHAVFDAAPDAQLGVVAVGVVTLLFGAVIGCAKDDIKKALAASTMSQIGYMVLAAGLGPAGYAFAIMHLLTHGFFKAGLFLGSGSVMHAMNDEVDMRRFGGLRAVMPVTFATFGLGYLAIIGVPPFAGFFSKDKIIEVAFAAGGIRGWVLGGAALAGAGITAFYMTRVMLMTFFGERRWAEDAHPHESPRVMTGPMVVLAVGSVASGFLLWLGDGFVRWLEPVVGHAEPHPPLPVWVITLATLAVVALGVWVAYVRYGARPVPAVAPGDVSPVTVAARRDLYGDAVNEAVFMRPGQLLTRFLVFTDTRGVDGAVNGLAALVGGTAGRVRRLQTGFVRSYALSMLGGAAVVVAALVWVRL; from the coding sequence ATCCAGACGAACGCGTGGCTGCTCATCGCGCTGCCCTTGCTGGGTGCGGCGGTGTTGCTGCTGGGTGGGCGGCGGACGAACGCCTGGGGCCATTGGTTGGCGGTGGGGGTGAGCCTGGCCAGCTTCGCCTACGGCCTGCTCGCCTTCGTCGACCTGGCCAGGCTGGCGCCGGAGCAGCGCAGCCGGAGTGTGCACCTGTTCTCCTGGGTGCCGGTGGGCGACTTCCAGGTGGACCTGGGTCTGCTGCTGGACCCGCTGTCGCTGGCCTTCGTGCTGCTGATCACGGGGGTGGGGTCGCTGATCCACCTGTATTCGGTGGGGTACATGGCGCATGACCCGAACCGGCGGCGGTTTTTCGCGTATTTGAACCTGTTTTTGGCGGCGATGCTGCTGCTGGTGCTGGCCGACAACTACCTGGTGTTGTACGTGGGCTGGGAGGGGGTGGGCCTGGCCTCGTACCTGTTGATCGGGTTTTGGCAGCACAAGCCGTCGGCGGCGGTCGCGGCGAAGAAGGCGTTCGTGGTGAACCGGGTCGGGGACTTCGGCCTGTCGTTGGCGATCATGGTGATGTTCGCCGCGTTCGGGTCGGTGGCCTTCGCGGACGTGTTCGCGAAGGCCGGCGCTGCGGGGGAGGGCACGCTGACCGCGATCGGGCTGCTGCTGTTGCTCGGCGCATGCGGCAAGTCCGCGCAGGTCCCGTTGCAGTCGTGGTTGTTGGACGCGATGGAGGGCCCGACCCCGGTGTCGGCGCTGATCCACGCGGCGACCATGGTCACCGCCGGGGTGTATCTGATCACCCGCTCGCACGCGGTCTTCGACGCGGCGCCGGACGCCCAGCTGGGGGTGGTCGCGGTGGGCGTGGTGACGCTGTTGTTCGGCGCGGTGATCGGGTGCGCGAAGGACGACATCAAAAAGGCCCTCGCGGCGTCGACGATGTCGCAGATCGGGTACATGGTGTTGGCCGCGGGGCTGGGGCCGGCCGGGTACGCGTTCGCGATCATGCATCTGCTGACCCACGGGTTTTTCAAGGCCGGCCTGTTCCTGGGCTCGGGGTCGGTGATGCACGCGATGAACGACGAGGTGGACATGCGCCGGTTCGGGGGGCTGCGGGCGGTGATGCCGGTGACCTTCGCCACCTTCGGGCTGGGCTATTTGGCGATCATCGGGGTGCCGCCGTTCGCCGGGTTCTTCTCCAAGGACAAGATCATCGAGGTGGCGTTCGCCGCCGGTGGCATCCGCGGGTGGGTGTTGGGGGGCGCGGCGCTGGCCGGGGCGGGGATCACCGCGTTCTACATGACCCGGGTGATGTTGATGACGTTCTTCGGGGAGCGGCGCTGGGCGGAGGATGCGCATCCGCACGAGTCCCCGCGGGTCATGACCGGGCCGATGGTCGTCTTGGCGGTGGGGTCGGTGGCCTCGGGGTTTTTGCTGTGGCTGGGGGATGGGTTCGTGCGCTGGCTGGAGCCGGTGGTCGGGCACGCCGAGCCGCACCCGCCGCTGCCGGTGTGGGTGATCACCTTGGCCACCTTGGCGGTGGTCGCCCTCGGGGTGTGGGTCGCCTATGTCCGGTACGGGGCCCGGCCGGTGCCGGCGGTGGCGCCGGGAGACGTGTCGCCGGTCACGGTGGCGGCCCGGCGGGACCTGTACGGGGACGCGGTGAACGAGGCGGTGTTCATGCGGCCCGGGCAGCTGCTCACCCGGTTCCTGGTGTTCACCGACACCCGCGGGGTGGACGGGGCGGTGAACGGGTTGGCCGCCCTGGTCGGCGGCACCGCCGGGCGGGTGCGCCGGCTGCAGACCGGGTTCGTGCGCTCGTATGCGTTGTCGATGCTGGGCGGGGCGGCCGTGGTGGTGGCCGCGCTGGTGTGGGTGAGGCTGTGA
- a CDS encoding response regulator, producing the protein MGRVLVVDDSAVIRQLISVNLELEGFEVFTAVDGLDCLERVLEVDPQVITLDVIMPRLDGLRTAARLRSDPRTAHVKIVIITACAQDTEVQRGFEIGVDAYLTKPFDPAELIRTVRELAGVGNP; encoded by the coding sequence TTGGGGCGGGTGCTCGTGGTGGATGACAGCGCCGTCATACGGCAGTTGATCAGCGTCAACCTCGAGCTGGAGGGGTTCGAGGTGTTCACCGCCGTGGACGGGCTGGACTGCCTGGAGCGGGTGCTCGAGGTCGATCCGCAGGTGATCACCCTGGACGTGATCATGCCGCGGCTGGACGGGTTGCGGACAGCGGCGCGGCTGCGGTCGGACCCGCGGACGGCACACGTCAAGATCGTGATAATCACCGCCTGCGCGCAGGATACGGAGGTGCAACGCGGGTTTGAGATCGGGGTGGACGCGTACCTGACCAAGCCGTTCGACCCGGCGGAGCTGATCCGGACGGTGCGGGAGCTGGCCGGGGTCGGGAATCCTTAG
- a CDS encoding acetoacetate--CoA ligase encodes MTTETAASGPIWTPRDDVLAQANLSRFMRWLHQTRGLHFADYDELWSWSVTDLEGFWSAVWQFFDVQASSGYTEVLAEDTMPGARWFPGATLNYAAHVLRPGADDDPAIVAVGEEGVLATVSRGELRRQVAALAVTLRELGVRTGDRVVGYLPNIAETVVAFLATASLGAIWSSVGQDYAPAAAVNRFAQLEPKVLIGADGYRFNGRLHDRREAVASVRAGLPTVTHTILVSRLGLEARSMGAVLPWAEATAGSARLEPVAVPFDHPLWVLFSSGTTGLPKGIVHGHGGVVLEHLKFLSLHCDLGPADRLFWYTSPSWMMWNIIVSTLMTGASVVCYDGSPTYPGPEKLWRLVAEQQVTLFGTSPGYLMACEKAGVRPAREFDLSRLRVIGSTGSPLPVRSYHWVNQEVGDLPVFSMSGGTDVVSAFVGGAPTVPVWPGELSVRCLAVAMDAWDDNGKPVREEVGELVVTRPMPSMPVMFWNDPDGSRYRDAYFTAYPGVWRHGDWITLTERGSVIVHGRSDSTLNRNGVRMGSAEIYSTVEALPGIAEVLVIGVEQPDGSYWMPLFVALTPGTTLDDPFRDKIKKIIREQVSPRHVPDEIIQVPGIPHTRTGKKLEVPIKRLFQGGTLDKVANPDAVDDPALLTFFAELAARRADRFQATP; translated from the coding sequence ATGACGACCGAGACTGCGGCCAGTGGTCCAATATGGACCCCGCGGGATGATGTGCTCGCCCAGGCCAACCTCAGCCGTTTCATGCGCTGGCTGCACCAGACGCGGGGATTGCACTTCGCCGACTACGACGAGCTGTGGTCCTGGTCGGTGACCGATCTTGAGGGGTTCTGGTCGGCGGTGTGGCAGTTCTTCGACGTGCAGGCGTCGAGCGGCTACACCGAGGTCCTCGCCGAGGACACCATGCCGGGTGCCCGGTGGTTTCCGGGGGCGACGCTGAACTACGCCGCCCACGTCCTTCGTCCGGGCGCCGATGATGACCCCGCGATCGTCGCCGTCGGTGAAGAGGGTGTGCTGGCGACGGTGAGCCGTGGTGAGCTGCGACGGCAGGTCGCCGCGCTCGCCGTGACCCTGCGTGAGCTGGGGGTGCGGACCGGGGACCGCGTGGTCGGGTACCTGCCCAACATCGCCGAGACAGTGGTCGCGTTCCTGGCCACGGCGAGCCTGGGCGCGATCTGGTCGTCGGTGGGTCAGGACTACGCGCCCGCCGCGGCCGTCAACCGTTTCGCGCAGCTGGAGCCGAAGGTCCTGATCGGTGCGGACGGCTACCGCTTCAACGGCCGCCTGCACGACCGACGGGAGGCGGTGGCGAGCGTCCGCGCGGGACTCCCGACGGTCACCCACACGATTCTGGTTTCCCGGCTCGGCCTCGAAGCGCGGTCGATGGGGGCGGTGCTGCCGTGGGCGGAGGCCACGGCGGGGTCCGCGCGGTTGGAGCCGGTGGCCGTCCCGTTCGACCACCCGTTGTGGGTGCTGTTCTCCTCGGGCACGACCGGGCTGCCCAAGGGCATCGTGCACGGACACGGCGGGGTCGTCCTGGAACACTTGAAGTTCCTGAGCCTGCACTGTGACCTCGGCCCGGCGGACCGGCTGTTCTGGTACACCTCGCCGAGCTGGATGATGTGGAACATCATCGTGTCCACGCTGATGACCGGAGCCAGCGTGGTCTGCTACGACGGCAGCCCCACCTATCCGGGGCCTGAGAAGCTGTGGCGGCTGGTGGCCGAGCAGCAGGTCACGTTGTTCGGCACCAGCCCCGGCTACCTCATGGCCTGCGAGAAGGCGGGCGTGCGCCCGGCGCGGGAGTTCGACCTGTCCCGCCTGCGCGTCATCGGGTCCACCGGCTCGCCGCTGCCGGTCAGGTCGTACCACTGGGTGAACCAGGAGGTGGGCGACCTCCCGGTGTTCTCGATGAGCGGCGGCACCGACGTCGTCAGCGCCTTCGTCGGCGGCGCGCCGACCGTGCCCGTGTGGCCGGGTGAGCTGTCCGTCCGCTGCCTCGCCGTCGCCATGGACGCCTGGGACGACAACGGCAAACCCGTGCGCGAGGAGGTCGGGGAACTCGTGGTCACCCGCCCCATGCCGAGCATGCCGGTGATGTTCTGGAACGATCCGGACGGCAGCCGCTACCGCGACGCCTACTTCACCGCCTACCCCGGCGTCTGGCGGCACGGGGACTGGATCACCCTCACCGAGCGAGGCAGTGTGATCGTGCACGGCCGCTCGGACTCCACCCTCAACCGCAACGGCGTCCGGATGGGCAGCGCGGAGATCTACTCCACGGTCGAAGCCCTGCCCGGTATCGCCGAAGTCTTGGTGATCGGCGTCGAGCAGCCCGACGGCAGCTACTGGATGCCGTTGTTCGTCGCGCTCACCCCTGGCACGACGCTGGACGACCCGTTCCGCGACAAGATCAAGAAGATCATCCGGGAGCAGGTGTCCCCCCGGCACGTACCCGACGAGATCATCCAGGTCCCGGGCATCCCCCACACCCGCACCGGCAAGAAGCTCGAGGTGCCGATCAAGCGGCTCTTCCAGGGCGGGACACTGGACAAGGTCGCCAACCCGGACGCCGTCGACGACCCTGCCCTGCTGACCTTCTTCGCGGAGTTGGCCGCCCGGCGAGCCGACCGTTTCCAAGCCACCCCGTGA
- a CDS encoding HAD-IIA family hydrolase has translation MLSASPRASERPLVEIYDTALLDLDGVIYVGPRPVEHAAEALAEARSRGMRVGFVTNNASRTPQAVAAHLVELGVAAQPEDVVTSAQAAARLVREQVPPGSAVLVIGGEGIIEALREQGLRPVRSCEEQPAAVVQGYAPDVGWRQLAEGAFAVRRGLPWIATNLDLTLPTPRGPAPGNGALVAAVRAATGAEPRLVAGKPHAPLFHETVVRIGARRPLVVGDRLDTDIEGANNVGADSLLVMTGATTPRDLLAAPAHRRPTYIAADLRGLLATHPPVQPAGDGWRCGRWTAWVRDGELHVARAEGAAPPEPTDACDGLRALCAAAWSSQKPPEAEEALRILGL, from the coding sequence ATGCTGTCTGCTTCTCCGCGCGCTAGCGAGCGTCCGCTGGTCGAGATCTACGACACGGCGCTTTTGGACCTCGACGGGGTGATCTACGTCGGGCCGCGCCCGGTCGAACACGCCGCCGAGGCGCTAGCGGAGGCGCGGTCCCGCGGTATGCGGGTCGGCTTCGTGACGAACAACGCCTCACGCACGCCACAGGCTGTGGCGGCTCATCTCGTCGAGCTTGGCGTCGCCGCCCAGCCTGAGGACGTCGTCACCTCCGCCCAGGCCGCGGCCCGGCTCGTCCGCGAGCAGGTGCCGCCCGGGTCGGCGGTGCTTGTCATCGGCGGCGAGGGCATCATCGAGGCGCTGCGGGAACAGGGGCTGCGCCCGGTGCGTTCCTGCGAGGAGCAGCCGGCTGCCGTTGTGCAGGGCTATGCGCCGGACGTCGGTTGGCGACAGCTCGCTGAAGGGGCGTTCGCCGTCCGGCGTGGCCTCCCGTGGATCGCCACGAACCTGGACCTGACTTTGCCCACCCCTCGTGGACCAGCTCCCGGAAACGGCGCGCTGGTCGCGGCCGTTCGAGCGGCCACCGGGGCCGAGCCACGGTTGGTGGCGGGCAAACCGCATGCCCCCCTGTTCCACGAGACCGTGGTGCGGATCGGCGCCCGCCGGCCGCTCGTGGTGGGGGACCGTCTCGACACGGACATCGAAGGTGCGAACAACGTGGGGGCGGACAGCCTGCTGGTCATGACCGGCGCCACCACTCCCCGTGACCTGCTGGCCGCGCCGGCCCACCGCCGGCCCACCTACATCGCGGCGGATCTACGCGGCCTTCTGGCGACGCATCCGCCGGTGCAACCGGCCGGGGATGGCTGGCGGTGTGGGCGGTGGACCGCGTGGGTGCGTGACGGCGAACTGCACGTGGCCCGCGCCGAGGGCGCGGCGCCGCCAGAGCCTACCGACGCATGCGACGGGCTGCGGGCCCTGTGCGCAGCAGCCTGGTCCAGCCAGAAGCCCCCTGAGGCGGAAGAGGCCCTGCGCATCCTGGGTCTGTGA
- a CDS encoding NADH-quinone oxidoreductase subunit M, with amino-acid sequence MAEFPWLTTLGAVPLAGSLLVAALPRGRDLLAKRLALGVALAALGLAVVVASRFRAGGPQFQLVESHPWVPQFGVGYVLGVDGVGLVLIALAAVLTPIVILASWQEADGGRGSVKGFFALILALEGLTVGVFAALDVFLFYVFFEAMLVPMYFLIGRYGGPQRSYAAVKFLLYSLVGGLLMLVAVIGLYVVSARQLGVGTFDFTALTQAIRDGRLVFDPGTAKLLFLGFFVAFAIKAPLWPVHTWLPDAAAEATPGSAVLLVGVLDKVGTFGMLRYCLPLFPDASRFFTPLVITLSVVGILYGALLAIGQTDLKRLIAYTSVSHFGFIALGVFAMTSQAQAGAALYMVNHGFSTAALFLVAGFLISRRGSRLIADYGGVQQVAPVLAGVFLVAGLSALALPGLSSFVSEFLVLVGTFTVHRTAAVAATVGIILAAVYVLWLYQRTMTGPVKTGTEGLPDLGAREKWAVAPLVAVILALGVYPKPVLDVINPAVAATLRQVGATDPQPTIAEAKPVVGEAAGVVDTARSGGSR; translated from the coding sequence ATGGCTGAGTTTCCGTGGTTGACGACGTTGGGGGCCGTCCCGTTGGCTGGGTCGCTGTTGGTGGCCGCGCTGCCTCGGGGGCGTGACCTGCTGGCTAAGCGGTTGGCGTTGGGGGTGGCGCTGGCCGCGCTGGGGTTGGCGGTGGTGGTGGCGAGCCGGTTCCGGGCGGGGGGGCCGCAGTTTCAGCTGGTGGAGTCCCACCCGTGGGTCCCGCAGTTCGGGGTGGGTTACGTGCTGGGGGTGGACGGGGTCGGGCTGGTGCTGATCGCGTTGGCGGCGGTGTTGACGCCGATCGTGATCTTGGCCTCTTGGCAGGAGGCGGACGGTGGCCGGGGGAGTGTGAAGGGGTTTTTCGCGCTGATCCTGGCGTTGGAGGGGTTGACGGTCGGGGTGTTCGCCGCCCTGGACGTGTTCCTGTTTTACGTGTTTTTCGAGGCGATGCTGGTCCCGATGTATTTCCTCATCGGGCGGTATGGGGGGCCGCAGCGGTCGTACGCGGCGGTGAAGTTCTTGTTGTATAGCCTGGTCGGTGGGCTGTTGATGCTGGTCGCGGTGATCGGCTTGTATGTGGTGTCGGCCCGCCAGCTGGGGGTGGGTACCTTCGACTTCACCGCGTTGACCCAGGCGATCCGCGATGGGCGGCTGGTGTTCGACCCGGGCACGGCGAAGCTGTTGTTCCTCGGCTTCTTCGTCGCGTTCGCGATCAAGGCGCCGTTGTGGCCGGTGCATACCTGGCTGCCGGACGCGGCGGCGGAGGCGACCCCGGGCAGTGCGGTGCTGCTGGTGGGGGTGTTGGACAAGGTGGGCACGTTCGGGATGCTGCGTTACTGCCTGCCGTTGTTCCCCGACGCGTCGCGGTTCTTCACCCCGCTGGTGATCACCTTGAGCGTGGTGGGGATCCTGTATGGGGCGTTGTTGGCGATCGGGCAGACCGACCTGAAGCGGTTGATCGCCTACACGTCGGTCTCGCATTTTGGGTTCATCGCGTTGGGGGTGTTCGCGATGACCAGCCAGGCCCAGGCCGGGGCGGCCCTGTACATGGTCAACCACGGGTTCTCCACCGCGGCGTTGTTCCTGGTCGCCGGGTTTTTGATCAGTCGGCGGGGGTCGCGGTTGATCGCCGACTACGGGGGGGTGCAGCAGGTGGCGCCGGTGCTGGCCGGGGTGTTCCTGGTCGCCGGCCTGTCCGCGTTGGCGCTGCCGGGGCTGTCCAGCTTCGTCAGCGAGTTTTTGGTGCTGGTCGGCACCTTCACCGTGCACCGGACCGCCGCCGTGGCCGCCACGGTGGGGATCATCTTGGCGGCGGTGTATGTGCTGTGGCTGTACCAGCGCACCATGACCGGCCCGGTCAAGACCGGCACCGAGGGCCTGCCCGACCTGGGGGCCCGGGAGAAGTGGGCGGTCGCCCCGCTGGTCGCGGTGATCCTGGCCCTGGGGGTGTATCCCAAGCCGGTCCTGGATGTGATCAACCCCGCGGTGGCGGCCACCCTGCGGCAGGTCGGCGCCACCGACCCCCAACCCACCATCGCGGAGGCTAAGCCGGTGGTCGGGGAGGCCGCCGGGGTGGTCGACACGGCCCGGAGTGGAGGGTCCCGGTGA
- a CDS encoding GntR family transcriptional regulator, with the protein MAEAATAQADEIFRRLRVDILKGRWEPRSGLPFDELSACYGTSGGVLREVLPRLAGQSPAVFEPQPGFRVVPVSVQDLRHLTEARVAIETLALRQSVTWGAVGREFAPLAAHRTLSRMPPYGEDGLIDPEWLAAHARFPSVLGCPNTRLRAIADSSRDAVEVCWSRGPVEEQHRDVAGGHRLEAALARDVDGGVTASTDQSVTRLSAEASGERVADEPVVAAA; encoded by the coding sequence ATGGCCGAGGCCGCCACGGCGCAAGCGGATGAGATCTTTCGGCGATTGCGCGTCGACATCCTCAAGGGCCGTTGGGAGCCGAGGTCGGGATTGCCGTTCGACGAGCTGAGTGCCTGCTACGGCACCAGCGGCGGCGTGCTACGTGAGGTGTTGCCGCGGCTGGCGGGACAGAGTCCGGCGGTCTTTGAGCCGCAGCCAGGGTTCCGAGTGGTGCCGGTGTCGGTACAGGACCTGCGGCACTTGACCGAGGCACGGGTGGCGATCGAGACGCTGGCGCTACGGCAGTCGGTGACGTGGGGTGCCGTCGGACGGGAGTTCGCCCCGCTGGCCGCGCACCGTACGCTCAGCCGGATGCCCCCGTACGGCGAGGACGGGTTGATCGACCCGGAGTGGCTGGCAGCCCACGCTCGGTTCCCCAGTGTGCTGGGTTGCCCCAACACCCGGTTGCGGGCTATCGCCGACTCGTCGCGTGACGCGGTGGAGGTCTGCTGGTCGCGCGGCCCCGTCGAGGAGCAACACCGTGACGTCGCCGGTGGGCATCGGCTCGAAGCAGCGCTCGCCCGGGACGTGGACGGTGGTGTGACCGCATCGACCGACCAGTCGGTCACTCGTCTGTCGGCCGAAGCCAGCGGCGAACGCGTTGCAGACGAGCCGGTGGTTGCTGCCGCCTAG